The following nucleotide sequence is from Chryseobacterium sp. CY350.
ATTGTATTTTGAAAGCCCAATGCCCCAAGATATGGCGGATGCCGTAAAAAAATGGAGAAATTATTTAGAAAACTAAAAATATATTGAGAATTTTTTTATATTTGTTGAATTGAAATCAAGATTTGTTATGAGAAAACTATATGCTATCGTATGTTTAGCTCTTTTGTCGAATGCATACAAAGCACAAGAATCATTACCATACTATCAGCAATATCTTTTGGATGGTGAATTCCTGTTCAACCCTGCACAATACGGTAAAACGGACTACGTACAACTCAATCTAAACTATCAACAACAATTTTCGAAATTTAGCGAATCTCCAAACGTTCAGTCGGTAGGGATCAACGCGAATATTTTTGACAGAGTGGGAGCGGGTATTTCCGTTTTTAGAGATAGCAACGGTCCTATTTCTGCAGGTGGTATCACCGCAGGTGCCTCTTACTTCATTCCTTTGAGCAGTGAAGGAGACAGAAAAGATCAGTTTTCTTTTGGTACGAGTGTTAATTTTTACAATATGAATTTTGATTATTCTAAAATTAATACAGAAGACGGTTACGATCCTTTATTGCAAGGAAATGAAAGTAATATCTTTATGGCGTACGCAAACTTCGGTTTGGCAGCTACTTACAAAGGGTTATTCGGAGGAGTTTCTGTGAACGATATTGCATTGAGTAATGACGAATCTATCGTTAACAACTACGAACCATCGCCTATCAAATTCTTCTTAAACTTAGGATATGACTGGAAGATTGCAGATAACATCGCCATTACACCTTCAGCTTTAATCAACTTAAATACCAATTCTACGAGAATGATGGATTTAAACTTGATGGCTACATTCTCAAACGATATCAATGCATTCTCTTTCGGAGTAAGCTACAGAGGTGTTCAAAACAGATTTGATAACCAACAGCTGAGTATTTCTCCAATTGTAAAAGTAAGATTCAACAAATTTATGGTGGGAGCTACTTATAACCTCGGAATGTCTGACATTCAGGAATATGGTGGTAACAGCTTTATGTTGGGAATCGGGTATAACTTTGATAACTTTATTAATCATAGAGGATTTAGATATTAATATGATTTAATTTAAATAAATTTGAGCTCTGAATTTTCAGAGCTTTTTTTATGATTTACATTCACATACCGTTCTGCAAACAGAAATGCAGCTATTGCAATTTTCATTTTTCTACGTCTTTAAATTTTAAAGATGAAATGATTACTGCAATTAAAAAAGAAATATTTCTTCGCAAAGATGAACTTCACAACAAAAATTTAAATTCGCTTTACTTTGGTGGCGGAACTCCTTCCATCCTTTCCGGAGACGAAATCAAGTCTATGATTGACGAGGTTTTAAAATATTTTAACTTTAATTCTGATATTGAAATTACTTTAGAAGCAAATCCTGACGATTTAGACAAGAATTTTTTGAAGCAACTTTCAGATTCTCCGATCAATCGATTATCAATAGGAACGCAAAGTTTTTTTGATGAAGATTTGAGATTGATGAATCGTGCTCATAATGCTTCGGATGCTGAAGGTTCCATTAAAAGAGCTCAGGATTTTGGCTTTGAAAATTTAAGTATTGACCTTATTTATGGCTCACCAACGTCAAATTTAGAAATCTGGAAACAAAATTTAAACAAAACTATAGCACTTGAAGTTCCGCATATTTCGTCTTATGCTTTGACGGTAGAGCCAAAAACGGTTCTGGAAAAATGGATCGCCAACGGAAAAGTTTCATATCCGAAAGAAGATGAGCAAAATAGAGAATTTTATTATATGATTGATTTTCTGAAAGATCATGATTTTGAGCATTATGAAATTTCAAATTTTGCCAAAAAAGGCTTTCATTCAAGACATAATTCTGCGTATTGGAAGTATAATGAATATTTAGGAATTGGTCCTTCCGCACATTCTTACAACGGATTTGATCAAAGAAGCTGGAATGTTACCAATAATCAGCAGTATATTAAAAAATTGAATTCGAATCTTTTAGCTAAAGAGACCGAAATTCTCTCCTCTAAAGATCAGTTTAACGAAATGATCATGATCGGATTGAGAACAATCTGGGGTGTAGATCTTCAAAGTTTAAAAAATAAATTTAAAGAAGAAACTTTAGATCAATTTCACAAAGAGATTCAACAAAAATTGGCTGACGGAATTTTAATCAAAGAAAGTAATCACCTCAAAATCCCTGAGAAACATTGGTTTATGGCAGACGGAATTGCTTCAGATCTTTTTCAGGTTTAAAGTCATTAATGTATATTTGAAATTAAATATAATAACCAATGAAGAAAAATTTATTACTGTTTTTATTATTTCTTGGAGTTTTACATTATTCTCAAAAACCCATATTTGTTAAAGCAAAAGTTAATGCTGTGAATGTCTACAGAAGTTCTGCGGAGCTTCAAAATTCTGCAAATTTTTCTATCCCTTCCGGAGCTTCAGAAATAGTTGTTACAAATATTTCTGACGAAATTTTCGAGAAGTCTTTACAGGTAAGCGTTAATAATAAAAATGTTAGTATTCTGTCTGTTCAATTTACAGATGATTATAGCTCTGAATATGATATGGATAATACAAATCCACGTATCAAAAAAGTCACTGACAGCATTACGCTGCTTGAAGATCTTGTTTATAAAGCAAGTATGGAGCTTGAAGCTAACAACAAAACGCTCGAACTTTTAGATAAAAATCAAACTGTTTTAGTTGGAAGTAATACATCAAGTGTAGCTCAACTGATGCAACTTGCAGATTATTATAAAAGCAAAAGGTTGGAAATCAGTACAGCAATATCTCAAATCACTAAAAAGAATACAGACTTGCAGAGAAAACTGAACCGGTTGAGAAGCAGTCTGAAAATCAATTCTGAAATGGAAGAAGCATCTTCGGACGGAGTTTTAATTTTAAAAGTAATGAGCTCGGCAGCTGCAAATGTGAAAGCGGATATTAGTTATTTGGCAGAAAATGCATCCTGGGAACCTTTCTATGAAGTAAGAGGAAATAAACTTTCTGATCCTTTGGATGTTTTGTTTAAAGCTAAAGTCAGACAAGATACAGGTCTTGATTGGAAAGGCGTAAAACTATCTTTAATCAATGGAAGATCAAGCAGAAATAGTACTGCACCAGTCTTAAACCCGTGGTTTTTAAATTCTTATAAAGCTGAAGATCAAGTATCAGTCAGAGGATACAGCACTCAAAGTGATTCTACAAAAACTAAAGAGATAGAAGAAGTTGTGGTGGTGGGATATGGATTTAAATCTGTTGAAAATCAGTTTAACATCAGCTTTGATGTTGAGGTCCCTTATGATATTCTCTCGAATGATCAGGAAAATTTTATTAATTTGAAACAGGAAAAAATTCCCGCAGTTTATAAATATTTTGTTGCGCCAAAATATAGTAAAGATGCTTTCTTAATTGCTAAAATTAAAGATTTTAATAAATATAATCTGATTTCGGCTACGGCAAATATTGTTTTTGAAAATATGTATATTGGCGAAACCACAATTAAACCCAATCAGACAACAGGTGAATTGAGCATTACACTTGGGGATGATAAGAAAATCAGTGTCAGAAAAGAGATGATTGATGATAAATCAAGTGTGAAAATGTTTTCATCTTATCAGGAAAAGACCTTTACATACGATATTGTGGTAAGGAATAATAAAAAAGAGGCTATTGAGATAGAAATAAAAGATCAGTTTCCTCTTAGTAAAGATGAGTCGGTTAAAATAGAATTATTACAAACCGATAATGCAGAACAAGACAAAGAAAAAGGATATTTAACTTGGTATGTAAAAATTTCACCGTCAGAGACAAAAAAAATCAGAGTAAGTTATAAAGTGAGATATCCGAAAGATTTTTCAATTAGTAATCTTAATTAATTACGATTCTATTCACTATTTTTGCATAAAATTTCATTCGTTTGAAAACTAAAAAACAGGATTATTCGCATCTTTCGCCAAAACAGCCTATCGGTATTTTTGATAGCGGAGTAGGAGGTTTGACGGTAGCTAAAGAAATTAAAAGACTTCTTCCTAATGAAGATCTTATTTATTTCGGCGATACAAAACATCTTCCTTATGGCGAAAAATCTAAAGAGGCGATTATAGGATATTCTACGAAAATAACCAATTTCCTGCTAGAACAGAACTGCAAAGCGATTGTAATTGCTTGTAATACGGCAACAGCAAATGCTTTGAATGACGTAATGGAAGCTGTCTCCGGCAAAGTTCCTGTAATTGATGTGATTAATCCGGTGGCCGAAAAGGTTTCTTACGAGATTCATACCAACGTGGGAGTGATTGCGACGAAAGCAACAGTAAATTCCGGTTTATATAAGAAAAGCATTCGTAAGCATAATAAATTTATCAAAGTTGATGAATTGGCGACTCCGTTGCTGGTTCCTGCGATTGAGGAAGGTTTTAAAAATCACCCGATTACCCATTCGATCATTTATAATTATCTGAGTAATGCTAAATTAAAAAATATCGAAACGCTGATTCTAGGATGTACCCATTATCCGCTGTTGATTGATGAAATCAAGCAATATTACGGAAATAGAGTGCGTGTAATAGATTCACCCAATATTGTTGCCAATCATCTTAACATTATTTTAGATAAATATAATTTGTTAAATCAGAATAATCCGAAACCAAAATACCAGTTTTATCTTTCTGATATCACGAAAAACTTCGAAAAAATCTCAAAAAAATTCTTCGGAAAAACAATCGATCTAGAATTGAAAGTTTTATAAATGAAAAAAGACTCAGAAATGAGTCTTTATCTTTGTATTTATTCTGTGTCTAAATTTGTTTCAGTCTCTTCTTCCTCATTTGGTCTAAAAAAACTGAAGCTTACATTTCCGT
It contains:
- a CDS encoding PorP/SprF family type IX secretion system membrane protein; this translates as MRKLYAIVCLALLSNAYKAQESLPYYQQYLLDGEFLFNPAQYGKTDYVQLNLNYQQQFSKFSESPNVQSVGINANIFDRVGAGISVFRDSNGPISAGGITAGASYFIPLSSEGDRKDQFSFGTSVNFYNMNFDYSKINTEDGYDPLLQGNESNIFMAYANFGLAATYKGLFGGVSVNDIALSNDESIVNNYEPSPIKFFLNLGYDWKIADNIAITPSALINLNTNSTRMMDLNLMATFSNDINAFSFGVSYRGVQNRFDNQQLSISPIVKVRFNKFMVGATYNLGMSDIQEYGGNSFMLGIGYNFDNFINHRGFRY
- the hemW gene encoding radical SAM family heme chaperone HemW, giving the protein MIYIHIPFCKQKCSYCNFHFSTSLNFKDEMITAIKKEIFLRKDELHNKNLNSLYFGGGTPSILSGDEIKSMIDEVLKYFNFNSDIEITLEANPDDLDKNFLKQLSDSPINRLSIGTQSFFDEDLRLMNRAHNASDAEGSIKRAQDFGFENLSIDLIYGSPTSNLEIWKQNLNKTIALEVPHISSYALTVEPKTVLEKWIANGKVSYPKEDEQNREFYYMIDFLKDHDFEHYEISNFAKKGFHSRHNSAYWKYNEYLGIGPSAHSYNGFDQRSWNVTNNQQYIKKLNSNLLAKETEILSSKDQFNEMIMIGLRTIWGVDLQSLKNKFKEETLDQFHKEIQQKLADGILIKESNHLKIPEKHWFMADGIASDLFQV
- a CDS encoding DUF4139 domain-containing protein — encoded protein: MKKNLLLFLLFLGVLHYSQKPIFVKAKVNAVNVYRSSAELQNSANFSIPSGASEIVVTNISDEIFEKSLQVSVNNKNVSILSVQFTDDYSSEYDMDNTNPRIKKVTDSITLLEDLVYKASMELEANNKTLELLDKNQTVLVGSNTSSVAQLMQLADYYKSKRLEISTAISQITKKNTDLQRKLNRLRSSLKINSEMEEASSDGVLILKVMSSAAANVKADISYLAENASWEPFYEVRGNKLSDPLDVLFKAKVRQDTGLDWKGVKLSLINGRSSRNSTAPVLNPWFLNSYKAEDQVSVRGYSTQSDSTKTKEIEEVVVVGYGFKSVENQFNISFDVEVPYDILSNDQENFINLKQEKIPAVYKYFVAPKYSKDAFLIAKIKDFNKYNLISATANIVFENMYIGETTIKPNQTTGELSITLGDDKKISVRKEMIDDKSSVKMFSSYQEKTFTYDIVVRNNKKEAIEIEIKDQFPLSKDESVKIELLQTDNAEQDKEKGYLTWYVKISPSETKKIRVSYKVRYPKDFSISNLN
- the murI gene encoding glutamate racemase; protein product: MKTKKQDYSHLSPKQPIGIFDSGVGGLTVAKEIKRLLPNEDLIYFGDTKHLPYGEKSKEAIIGYSTKITNFLLEQNCKAIVIACNTATANALNDVMEAVSGKVPVIDVINPVAEKVSYEIHTNVGVIATKATVNSGLYKKSIRKHNKFIKVDELATPLLVPAIEEGFKNHPITHSIIYNYLSNAKLKNIETLILGCTHYPLLIDEIKQYYGNRVRVIDSPNIVANHLNIILDKYNLLNQNNPKPKYQFYLSDITKNFEKISKKFFGKTIDLELKVL